The region ATGACCGACAATCATCCCGAGTAACCGATATATTTCGTAACCGTTGCGATGGCGTCCGCATCGAACCTAGGTAAGATAGGGTTAAATGTGATGCAACTAGAGAGCTTAGAGGCCGTACGCATCCTGCTAAGTGGCATCTCTGTGCGTCCATAGTGAATCAATGGCTTGGTCTAGTAATGTTAAGGCCTACGAAAGCGGACGCGTTATCTGCGGATGCAAATTGCTGGTTCAGTTCGCCAGCGTCATTTGCCTCAGCGCTTGACGGTGTTACGTGTGCCCTTACTACGATGCTGATCGCGTTGAGCCGTGAAAAGATCTTCGGGTCTCCTATGTGCAGTGGCGGTTCCTGCTCGGATAATGCTCAGACATGCGCTCCGTTGATTGTACTTGAATGACTCGACCAAACCGACATCCGCTGCATCCAGCAAATGTCTACCGTCGCAGTGTGTGCTGTTCACGGGTAGCATGGACCCGTTGCGGTATACAGCTTACAGTgactacggcgttgcgctgctgaactcgaggtcacgggttcggtcccggccgcggtggccgcatttataCGGGGACGAAAAGCAAAAATGCTAGTGTACTGaaatttaggtgtacgttaaaaagaaaagtaaaaaagaCAACaaccaggtggtaaaaattaatccggagtcctcatCATGTTACAGAGGTTTTATCAAGTAAAAGaccttaatttaattttaattttagtTCGTGGCAGTATACTGCGCGTTTCATGCACATTGCCTAACGCGCACACGAAGGTGCTAATAAGCAGACGCCACACGTGCGTTCTCTCAAGGAAATTAATAAGACAAGAACGCGGTAAAATTGCGCCTATACTGTCACCACTGCAAACGTGCGTATACCGGCAAGTCGTAGCGCAGTGTCAGCAGGTCGGGAGACTTGCGGGTCCTTTCACGCACGGGTGGGTGATTTGTCGGCGTATTTTGCAAGACTGACTGTGCGAAAGATGGATTGGCGATCTCATGGAGGAGGTACCACTAAAGGTCACGGTAGGTGTTATGGGCCGGGAAGGGCAGCATCCTTCTAGATTTACCCGACAAATGGAACCATCACTTTACTACTTGGTTGCCGAACGCGCACCTTGCAAAATGCCAAGTGATAGAAGAAGCGGAACTTGAAGTCAGCAGTGCATAGTGCCGAAGACACCAATCACGTGCCTAACGTCCCTTCGTGGTTCTTCTTGCATTGAGGATTGGTTCAGCCCTGTGATATTAAGGTATCTATTTTAAATCAGAAGCTAACCATGAGTACAACTTCAATAAAAAAGTCAAACGCTTTGAATATTTGCTAATGAGTGCACCTAATGAGTTGGATACTCGCAAGAGAGTGTTTTTGCATAGACGCACTAGCCGCGAGGCAATTTTTGTAAATTGTCTGCCTCAGTGCACTATAGGAGGGGAGCTTTTAAATACGCAGGCGAGTTACTGCGTACGCTCGTCTAATACATATTAAGCCGCAAAGTCAAATAAACAGTGTGACTAGTTTTCCTTTAATTCCCGTCCCAAACGTCGACGGATGATGAAACGTCGACGTCTGGCCATGAGCTTCTTGTGATAAGAATCATAATGAGCTCAAGCACTTATTAGATACTCTGTTCACGAGATAGGGAACTTTCATCTAATGATGGGTTCCGAATCAACAGGCCAGTTGCAAAGCTTTTTCTCGCTACAGAGGGCGAGTAACCTGATCTACAGGTTCCGTCTGCCTCGTAAGAAATTTTGTAAAttaaagaaacagaaaataaGGTCTGATAAAGTTCACTCACCTTTTGTCCCACAAAGTGCGGAACGCTGCTTGCCACTCCATATTTCCCACTCGCTCAACGCAGTGAAGTTCATGAATAAATAATTTATGAATACGGAAGgtcctttctcacttttttgtGTATTTTCGCAGAACTTATTTGCTTATCGCATTTTTTTATGCGTCTTCCACCCGTGACTACCTTCAAGGCTGTTGGTTGCGTAAACTGGTCGAGCAACTTGCCCGTTCGGGCGTCCCACTGCTTTACATTCCCGCCAACAGCGTAAATTTTTTACTCGCTATGAAGATTGCTATTCGTCAAGATCAGTAGCGTTCTGCTGCGTTCGAATCGAGAGCATTCTTTTTCCTATTGCGCAATTCATTACAATCCTAATTTACTTGAAGAAATGGAGGACTGCATTTCAAACGTGATTACTACTAATTCGAATTCGAGTGCAGTCGTCACAACTTCGCGACACTTCTTAGGCCTTACGCTCGAAATTCACCTCCGATAATATCAACTACCTCTTCCGCATACTGCGCCCACTTGTATCATAGTATACCCCTTGAGCCATCTCTTTTCGCAACCAACTGTCCACTGCAAATACTTTGCTTGCAAATACAAAGTGCAATACTCTATAAATTTCGGTTTGTGTAAACTTCTGGAGTGGCTCCCCTGGTTTATTCTGTCTTTGCAAGCGCGTTTATCGTATAGAGTGAAAACCGGAACAGTCCTGGAATGACTTACTTTATGATGGTTGTACGAATGTAGGTCGCATACTATAGAATATTCTGATGCAATTGCATATTCCAGTGAACTTTAGCTTCTTGGTTTGCCTCACTGATTTAGAGAGCTCAGTTGAACCGTTATGCGCGCAGGCCACATACGTATATTACGTCATTAAGTGCTGCGGCGCAAGTTATCAAAGTAGTGGTAGCATTTGGAAGCCTCGCTTGATGGACACACAACGTTAACGgtccgaaaaaaaaaggaacaagaacaaaagaACCGCCACTTccaaaaaggtaaaaaaaaggagaaataaTTTTCAGACAGTTATTCTGACTTAAGCATTACAGAGCGGTTGCGAGCGGGCATATCCGGCACCTACTACCTAGCCTGGAACCAACATCAACGGTCCCTTCTTATGCTTTGTGCTACAGACAATAAACGTGGTAGGAAACGACCATCCCAGCGAAGTTTCAAAAAGAAACTGCTTTCTGGTGGTCAGTAAGAAACATAGCAGGCCACTTGCAATATCAGAAAACAGGAAGCTTTGGTTTATTTGGCGTTAACGAAAAGTAGAAAACTCTTCGCATTCAGCGACTGGAGCGTTGGCACGCCCAGGCCTTGAGAGGATAAATACACGTATGAGAAACGAAGAGTAGGACGTGAATGACATGTTCTACTCCAAGATGCCCGAAATAGATACTGTACATACAAATGCTCCGACACATGCTCCACAAATACATGCAAACTGGTCACACAGACATGCGTACTGACAAAGTCTATGTACATCCATCGTGTCAGTCTAGAGACGCACGAGGTGCCATCACTCTGGTTATAACACGAAGTCCGTGAGCAGTGGAGTGACATCCACGCAGTTCCTCTCAAGCGAGCCTTCGTAGACCAAGGAGGCGCAGGAGAGGTCACTCAAGCACGACTTTCGAAGAAACTCGCTCACGTGGCTCGCGACAAGCCCTGGGTTGTTGAGGTGGACGTGGTGAGTGCCGTCAACGTCCACTTTCACGAAAGGGTCGCACGACGTCCTGAAGAAGTCCTCGCAGATGCGGAGCATCCCTTCTTCGTCATCGTCACACCAGTCCTTGGCACATACCATTAGCAGGGGGCCTTGGTACAGCGTCATGGTGTTCTGAATGGTGAGGGGGTCCTTCTTCATCTCGGAAAGCGTGTACACCTTGAGGCACCGGGATAGCACGGCTAGCTGCAGGGTCTGGCCAGCCTCCTCTTCAGCGCCGAGCAGAACGCGCGCCGACTCTTCGTCGAGCGAGCCTCCAGTGACGTCGACGAGGTCTCGCACCACGGTCTCTATGGTCTCCTCGCCGGCCTTCTGGTATTCGAGGTTTCCGGACGCCTCGATGTGCTGCACTAGTGTCGGCAGCATGTGGCCCGGATGCGTGTTCACGGTGTCCGACATGCTCAGAGACACGACACCCGTGCAGACGTCCGGCCGAAGACCGGCGTAGTAGAGTGCCATCGTGGCTCCGACTCCGTGGGCCAGGATGGCGCAGTAGCTCCAGCCCAGATAGTCCAGCACGCAATCGATGTCCTCGACGAATTGCTGGTGGCTGTACTGGTAACCGCGTGGAAGGTTAGACGAAGCTCCGTGGCCCACCAAATCCAGGGCGACCACTCGAAACGACGGGTCCAGCAGGGGCACCAGGGTGTCGAACGAGGCGCAGTTGTCAAGCCAGTCGTGGATGGCGAGCACCGGCAAACCGTCCGACGGTCCCGAATCCTTTGCGTGCAGGTAGCCATAGCCCACTGGTATCAGCAGGTCCTTGGACTTGAGAGACCGTCTTCTTTCCATGGCGATATAGCCTCTACTCGCAGAGTACGGCGATGGAAAACGAGGAGTTGGGCGAACGACGAGGTCTACAATGACCGTTCACGCTTTTCGCACGCTGCGCGCACACGAGAGACACGGCGGTCGTTGCTTCGTGAGCTCCGGCAGAATAGTGTGAGCTTGTTTGGGAGCGTCAGTGGCTTTTATGCGCCAACTGAGGTTACGACTGCGCTGCGGTGACTCCTCCCTGCCTCCTCGCACTCCCGTTCCCCGTAGCTCCCTCCTCCTCCgtcacctcctcctcctcctcgcgctctcgcCCGCACTCTTCCTCGGCGTCGACGCGCGCTACGCACACGTGCTGGAGGCGCGCTCGCGAGCTTTCTCCGGTCCGCTGCGCTCTGCAATCCCGCTGTCCCGGTTCCTCACACAGGTGGCGGAGTAGATCCACTCCGGCTGGAAACGACGTTGACGAGAGGGAAGTGTGAGAGAGGACAGGTGGTTGAGGGAAGGGTTGGGGGTGGGGGTCTATGCGGAGAGGCGACTCGGCAaaagctcttctttttttttctttttatcactCTGCCAAAACAACAACGGTATTCCCCCGGCGTGTGGCGGTGGCTTCCCCTTCCAGAGAGGCACTCTTTCCTTTCTCACTCTCTCCGGAGtgccgaagcagcagcagcagcagttactCTGCTCTCTCCAGCGGCAAGGCCGCATACAGATGCGAACCGCCAAGGGCAGCCGAGACccaccggcggcggcggtggagaaGGCCAATGGAGCCGCCGCCAGCACTGATGCAAATGTCGCGCAACCCAGTCGCGCCCGGTGTCACCAAAAAGCGCGTGAGCGCGCGCCTTGTCGGATCGCTTTTTCCATTCACGTGCACGCGTGCTCACAGCCCTTCTCCTCGCTCGTGCACGTCATGGAAGAGGAGGGACAGCTCCCGCCGAAGCAAGCGTTATTTTACGGCGCAGGGGCCCGGATTAAGTTGGTTGCCCAGCGGCGGCGGCTTGCCCGACCGGTTGATTTCGCAGGCAGGTCGCGATGCCCGACCGATTCGTCTTGTCGTCGCGCGCCGATGTTTTCGATATCTTTTCGTTCAAGGTCGAGGGCAAGGCGGGGGGTGTAAGCTGTCGCGAGGGGGTCGGATGGAAAGTGTAATACCGGCGTGGTCTCCCGCGTGAACGACTCGGTGTGTGTGGGAGAGGCCCGGTGGAGCTGGCGTGTCGAGTCAGCGGCTTCCGTTTCACCTGGAGATGATTGTCTTCTCAGATTCTTCGTTTACGACATACATGTTCTACAAAGCTGGGCGTCATGGAACACTTCCTTCTGCCCTCTCCGCTTGACCACCGTGAATCAGAGATCACGTGCAAACACACGCGCGACCGTGTTTGTTCACCCCGGGCCAGAACAGAACTTCgggaaagtatttttttttctttggtccGCCCACGCGTCGGTCAGCAAGCGTGACACTCTTTCCGCCATCCACGGCAACAAACCTGTATTCATGTCACGCATGAGCGACAGTTGCAAGGTGAGAGGAGGGAAGGCTGTCTCTCTCATGGTCGCGTGACTCTGACAAATCGGGCAGATTTTTCCCctgataagagagagagagagagaggtatgAAGCATGTTGTGATGATGCATGCTCAGCTTATACGACAGGACCGGCACGTGAAGCCGCGATTTTCGCACGACGGGAATCCCGATGTTGTTGCTTGTCAAGCCCCGAGACTCGAAGCCGATGCTATCCTGAACCTATATACAGACGCTCAAAGCTATAGACCCTTCGGTTTCACGGTCGTGCCGTGGAGGCGTCGGCGTACTTTCCTGGCCACGTCCCAGAGAGTTAATACCGCTGATTATACAAATTACACATCGCCGACGCTGCTGCCCGGTGCACGCCGTTTTCACCGTATAGCGTTCTGGCTTGAGCGGAAGTTGGCCGCAGGAAGTCGAGAAAGCTTCGTCCTTTTAGCTCAGCACATGACTGCGAATAATTAGACGGCTGGTGCCTCGGCGCCCGACAAAGGTTGCCTTTTTTACTGCGCCCGGCGGGCAACTTTTCCTACTCAAACATCGTATGCTACGGTTAAGCAAGGACCTGTCGCGGGGGCCTATTGTTCTCAGCACTCGCTTCACCTTCCCTTCGGACTGACATATCCAAGGTGGCAATGACGGCCTTCTCTTGTTCCCCACGCGTTCCTCTTGTGTGTTTGACTATACTGGGTGCCATCGTCCAGCGCCGAAAGTCTTtcctggttttctttcttttcctccaGAAGTAAATAGCCTTACTGCTGTAACATGAAAATGCAGCGCTGAGTTGTACTCAGAATATGCACGCTGGCCTTAGGATCTTCGCGAAAGTGTGTTTCTTGTACGCAAGTATGTGGGAAGTTTCTTGTTGCGAAAAGGGGGCCAACAGTGAAAGCCACTCGAAGTACACAGGACAAGCGTTTGTTTTATGTACGTCTGCCTCctctttctatattttttttttcgctctctgaATTACTACAAACACCCAGACCAACTCGCAGTCTACCATTGTCCTGCCCTGCCGAAATATTGGCTCTTCGCCGCACAACTACAGTGCATCCAACGTGATGGTTTGCACGCTATCAGAATACAGTTAGCACGCAAGCTAATATAGTTAACTAAAGAAATTTCTTGCTTATTTTATGCATATTGGTTATAGAAAGTCAGAATCGTTAGGGTGCTATTAACGTTCAGCCGTAACTTCAACAGCTACATCACCATGGATCAAATGGTGCAAGTTTTCTACGCTACACGAAGCACTTAACAATTTGGAGAGGTGTCGAGAGACTCAGTCATAGTTGAACTCAGCACAGTAGTTGAAAACTAGTCACATGCAGCTCTCATTATCAGCAAAAACTGCGAAATCTATAGAAAAAAACTATAGGATACGATATGATTAAAAagattggccgcatatctgcttgcttcgctgcaaatgacgtcgaaagacggtaatcttctgccgcccctgatacgtaacaccctctcttctcctccctcccgcccctcacgctcttcccctccctctcactcctcccttgatggatgc is a window of Dermacentor silvarum isolate Dsil-2018 chromosome 4, BIME_Dsil_1.4, whole genome shotgun sequence DNA encoding:
- the LOC119450585 gene encoding serine hydrolase-like protein; the encoded protein is MERRRSLKSKDLLIPVGYGYLHAKDSGPSDGLPVLAIHDWLDNCASFDTLVPLLDPSFRVVALDLVGHGASSNLPRGYQYSHQQFVEDIDCVLDYLGWSYCAILAHGVGATMALYYAGLRPDVCTGVVSLSMSDTVNTHPGHMLPTLVQHIEASGNLEYQKAGEETIETVVRDLVDVTGGSLDEESARVLLGAEEEAGQTLQLAVLSRCLKVYTLSEMKKDPLTIQNTMTLYQGPLLMVCAKDWCDDDEEGMLRICEDFFRTSCDPFVKVDVDGTHHVHLNNPGLVASHVSEFLRKSCLSDLSCASLVYEGSLERNCVDVTPLLTDFVL